A genomic segment from Pseudomonas sp. M30-35 encodes:
- a CDS encoding MATE family efflux transporter: MQHLTEAWHHRPTHKRVWALAAPMILSNISVPMVALVDSAVVGHLPHAYQLAAVAVGGTLYTLLTWAMGFLRMGTTGFAAQAAGREDGGALRQVLCQGLLLAGALAVMLIMLAVPFSELALSLMQPSAELNQLAREYFQIRLFGLPAALATYTLIGWLLGTQNARAPLAILLTTNILNVGLDLFLVLGLKWGVSGAAWASVVAEWTGALLGLWLARKALRPYSGSVNWQALRRWLSWRPLLAVNRDIFIRTLGLQLVFFLVTVQGTRLGDATVAANALLLNGLLLTAHALDGLAHAVEALCGHALGAKDRNALRRSLIVATGWSLIASLLFALFFWLAGDWFIQLQTNIPSVRETAHSYLPYLALLPLLAVWSYLLDGLFIGATRAREMRNAMLIAVCVSLPLGWLLQGFGNHGLWMAFLCFMAIRGVSLGAYAYYMNRHNSWWNTEETQTHDAK; the protein is encoded by the coding sequence ATCCAGCATTTAACCGAAGCATGGCACCATCGCCCAACGCATAAACGCGTCTGGGCGCTGGCGGCACCGATGATTTTGTCGAATATCTCAGTGCCAATGGTTGCCTTGGTCGACAGCGCCGTAGTCGGTCATCTACCTCACGCGTACCAATTGGCAGCTGTAGCCGTTGGCGGCACTTTATATACGTTGCTGACCTGGGCCATGGGCTTTCTGCGCATGGGTACCACCGGCTTTGCCGCGCAAGCTGCTGGCCGCGAGGATGGCGGTGCCCTGCGCCAGGTACTGTGTCAGGGCTTATTACTCGCCGGTGCGTTGGCTGTAATGCTGATTATGCTGGCAGTACCCTTTAGCGAGTTGGCCCTGAGTTTAATGCAGCCCTCGGCCGAGCTTAATCAACTGGCCCGGGAATATTTCCAGATCCGCCTGTTTGGCCTGCCAGCAGCCCTTGCCACCTATACCTTGATTGGCTGGCTACTTGGCACCCAGAACGCGCGCGCCCCACTGGCGATCCTTTTAACCACGAATATATTGAACGTCGGGCTCGACCTGTTTTTGGTCCTCGGCCTGAAGTGGGGAGTTAGCGGCGCGGCATGGGCTTCGGTCGTAGCGGAGTGGACCGGCGCCCTCCTCGGCTTGTGGCTCGCGCGCAAAGCGTTGCGCCCATACAGTGGCTCGGTGAATTGGCAGGCTTTACGCCGCTGGTTAAGCTGGCGACCACTATTGGCAGTCAATCGCGATATTTTTATCCGCACCCTTGGCTTGCAACTGGTGTTTTTCCTGGTCACGGTGCAAGGCACACGCTTGGGTGATGCTACCGTTGCCGCCAATGCCCTGCTGTTAAACGGCCTGCTGCTCACCGCCCATGCTCTGGACGGCCTCGCCCATGCAGTCGAGGCTCTCTGTGGCCATGCGCTAGGCGCAAAGGATCGCAATGCCCTACGTCGCAGCTTGATCGTGGCAACCGGCTGGTCATTAATCGCAAGCCTGTTATTTGCGTTATTTTTCTGGCTGGCAGGTGACTGGTTTATTCAGCTGCAGACTAATATTCCGTCAGTACGTGAAACCGCTCACAGCTATTTGCCTTATTTGGCACTACTCCCGCTGCTTGCTGTCTGGAGTTACTTGCTCGACGGACTGTTCATCGGCGCCACACGGGCCAGAGAAATGCGCAACGCTATGCTTATTGCTGTCTGCGTAAGCTTGCCATTGGGTTGGTTGCTACAGGGGTTCGGCAATCACGGCTTGTGGATGGCATTTTTATGCTTCATGGCAATACGCGGGGTCAGCCTTGGCGCCTATGCTTACTATATGAACCGGCACAATAGTTGGTGGAATACTGAAGAGACACAGACCCATGATGCTAAGTAG
- a CDS encoding sensor domain-containing diguanylate cyclase, whose product MLSSKLPEREMHRQAILDDQELLDTPADPYLDTIVRIVRELFSVQTVLVSLIDRDRQWFKSRIGLDVAETPRSISFCDQAIQSPEMFVVSDAHSDPRFRDNELVTGNPYVRFYAGQPLFSEEGLALGTLCLIDSQPKKLSPSEMQLFKDMATLAEGYLKLRRVSHQTEQLRAALSREQRKAMLDQLTQLWNRAGLEHFLELEHSAALDRGGYLGVLFCDLDRFKQVNDTHGHAAGDQVLWQAARRISSAVRPHDIVTRNGGEEFVVLAQVNDEHELAQIAERIRSKIGSSDFSLEQTELPLTISIGCALIGSGETGHDAMKRADRALYRAKNNGRNRVEIAEQLKPGTPS is encoded by the coding sequence ATGCTAAGTAGCAAATTGCCCGAACGCGAAATGCACCGGCAAGCCATTCTCGACGACCAAGAACTGCTGGACACACCAGCCGATCCATATTTGGACACGATAGTGCGAATAGTGCGTGAACTGTTCTCGGTACAAACGGTGTTGGTTAGCCTGATAGACCGTGATCGCCAATGGTTCAAATCACGTATTGGCCTCGATGTCGCCGAGACCCCGCGCAGCATCTCCTTCTGCGATCAGGCGATCCAAAGCCCAGAAATGTTTGTAGTCAGCGATGCCCATAGTGACCCACGCTTTCGCGACAACGAACTGGTCACCGGCAACCCCTACGTCCGCTTCTATGCAGGCCAGCCGCTATTCTCCGAGGAAGGCTTGGCACTGGGCACTCTCTGCTTGATTGATTCGCAGCCGAAAAAGCTCAGCCCCAGCGAGATGCAACTATTCAAAGACATGGCGACGCTGGCCGAAGGCTACCTAAAACTACGCCGCGTCAGTCATCAGACTGAACAGTTACGCGCCGCCTTAAGCCGTGAACAACGCAAAGCCATGCTCGATCAACTCACCCAGTTGTGGAATCGCGCAGGCCTGGAACACTTTCTTGAACTCGAACACAGCGCAGCGCTCGATCGCGGAGGGTATCTGGGCGTGTTGTTTTGTGATCTCGACCGCTTCAAGCAGGTCAATGACACCCACGGCCATGCCGCCGGCGATCAAGTGCTGTGGCAAGCCGCACGTAGAATCTCATCAGCGGTACGCCCGCATGACATCGTCACCCGTAATGGCGGTGAAGAGTTCGTCGTACTGGCCCAAGTAAATGACGAGCATGAGTTGGCGCAAATAGCTGAGCGCATACGCAGCAAAATCGGCAGCAGCGACTTCAGCCTTGAGCAAACCGAGCTGCCACTGACTATCAGCATCGGCTGTGCCCTGATCGGCAGCGGCGAGACCGGACATGATGCGATGAAGCGTGCCGACCGCGCGCTCTACCGAGCCAAGAATAATGGCCGCAATCGGGTTGAGATTGCCGAGCAGCTAAAACCGGGAACACCCTCTTAA
- a CDS encoding DUF2214 family protein, producing MGEAIAAYLHYLSIFGLFALLSIEHVTFGKELDVARARRLIFTDIAYGICAGLVLLTGLVRVIWYGKGWQYYLSNSLFHTKVGLFILVGLLSVYPTYVYLNWRNSLNAGQPPVISRREKFLVTMTIRVELLLLLIIPLFATFMARGFGVMSSS from the coding sequence ATGGGCGAAGCAATTGCGGCATACCTGCACTACCTATCGATTTTTGGCTTATTCGCGTTACTCAGCATCGAGCACGTGACGTTCGGTAAAGAGCTGGACGTAGCACGCGCACGACGCCTGATCTTCACTGACATAGCCTATGGTATCTGCGCAGGCCTGGTCTTGCTTACAGGTTTAGTCCGGGTCATTTGGTATGGCAAAGGCTGGCAGTACTACCTTTCCAACAGCCTGTTCCACACGAAGGTCGGGCTGTTTATCCTGGTTGGGTTGCTCTCGGTATACCCGACTTACGTATACCTCAACTGGCGTAACTCATTAAACGCGGGGCAACCGCCAGTCATCAGTCGCCGGGAAAAATTCTTGGTGACCATGACGATTCGCGTGGAATTGTTGTTGCTGCTGATTATCCCCCTGTTCGCCACGTTCATGGCGCGCGGCTTTGGGGTGATGAGTTCAAGCTAA
- a CDS encoding alpha/beta fold hydrolase, whose amino-acid sequence MNKEQALISSTTSQTYHWRDVAGLKIFYREAGPADGPAVVLLHGYPSTSKMYTPLIPLLAAAGYHVIAPDYPGFGLSDAPTPAQYSYTFENIARTMNQLLSELGMENYALFMQDYGGPVGFRMAMANSKAVNAIIVQNGNAYEEGLGAKWGTLFKYWQDPEAHPEVMDAFVSFKSVRQRHLGNSPNPQRYNPEAWHEEFAMLSRPGSRAIQSTLFYDYQNNVKSYPVWQKWMREHQPPALILWGKYDPSFIVPGAKAFKRDLPDAELHILDAGHFALEEANEEIAELVIDFLAREVKKPKEQ is encoded by the coding sequence ATGAATAAAGAACAGGCATTGATTTCGTCTACCACCAGCCAGACCTATCACTGGCGTGACGTCGCAGGATTGAAGATTTTTTATCGTGAGGCTGGGCCAGCAGATGGGCCAGCGGTGGTACTGCTTCATGGCTATCCCTCGACCTCGAAAATGTACACGCCATTGATACCGCTGCTGGCGGCCGCGGGCTATCACGTCATTGCTCCCGACTACCCAGGGTTTGGACTTAGTGATGCTCCCACGCCGGCTCAATACAGCTATACCTTTGAAAATATTGCGCGCACCATGAATCAGCTACTGTCAGAGCTTGGCATGGAAAACTATGCCTTGTTCATGCAGGACTATGGTGGCCCGGTCGGTTTCAGGATGGCTATGGCCAATTCCAAAGCGGTCAATGCAATCATCGTACAGAATGGCAACGCTTATGAAGAAGGGTTGGGTGCGAAATGGGGAACATTGTTCAAATACTGGCAGGATCCGGAGGCCCATCCGGAAGTGATGGACGCTTTTGTCTCCTTCAAAAGTGTCCGCCAACGGCATTTGGGCAATAGCCCCAACCCGCAGCGCTACAACCCGGAAGCCTGGCACGAAGAATTTGCCATGTTATCGCGACCCGGTTCGCGTGCCATCCAGTCCACGCTCTTTTACGACTACCAAAACAACGTGAAGTCCTACCCTGTATGGCAGAAATGGATGCGTGAGCATCAGCCGCCTGCACTGATTCTGTGGGGAAAATACGATCCTTCTTTCATCGTGCCTGGTGCGAAAGCATTCAAGAGAGATCTGCCCGATGCCGAATTGCATATCCTCGATGCCGGTCACTTTGCGCTGGAGGAGGCCAATGAGGAAATAGCAGAACTGGTCATTGACTTCCTTGCGCGCGAAGTCAAAAAGCCGAAGGAACAGTAA
- a CDS encoding IS110 family transposase, protein MKFCGIDLHSNNSVVVITDETDRVLLSRRCPNDLVKIVMLLEPHRAELAGVVVESTYNWYWLVDGLKGAGFEVKLANTVAMKRYDGLKHSDDQDDAAFLAHLLRLGILPTGYIHPPQERALRDLARKRIQLVRSRTQHILAVENIMARQLGCRLSSAAVKRLSAASVDRLSLPPDVALAMKANVAIIEAFNSQIGCLEARLLQGARLRPEFALLKSMPGIGEVLAIVIMLETGNIERFADVGNFASYARCVDSAHYSNGKKKSEGNTKNGNAYLIWAFIEAANFARRFSEDAKRFFEKKKAKTNNVVATKALAHKLARASYHILKEKQPFDAKRCFA, encoded by the coding sequence ATGAAATTCTGTGGCATTGACCTACATTCGAACAACAGTGTTGTGGTGATTACCGACGAAACGGATCGAGTGCTCCTCAGTCGACGTTGCCCCAACGATTTGGTGAAGATCGTGATGCTGCTCGAACCGCATCGTGCCGAGTTAGCTGGCGTGGTGGTGGAGTCAACCTACAACTGGTACTGGCTGGTCGATGGTTTGAAGGGCGCTGGTTTCGAGGTGAAGCTGGCCAACACCGTGGCGATGAAACGTTATGACGGTTTAAAGCATTCCGATGATCAGGACGATGCGGCTTTCTTGGCCCATCTGCTGCGGCTCGGGATCTTGCCCACGGGCTATATTCATCCTCCGCAAGAGCGTGCGTTGCGCGATCTCGCCCGTAAACGTATTCAGTTAGTGCGCAGCCGGACTCAACATATCCTGGCGGTGGAAAACATCATGGCTCGTCAGCTGGGTTGCCGACTGAGTAGCGCTGCAGTCAAACGCCTGTCAGCCGCATCGGTAGACAGGCTGAGCCTGCCACCCGATGTGGCTCTGGCGATGAAAGCCAACGTCGCCATCATTGAGGCGTTCAATAGCCAAATAGGGTGCCTGGAAGCCAGACTGCTACAAGGCGCCCGACTGCGCCCGGAGTTCGCATTGCTTAAGTCGATGCCAGGGATCGGCGAAGTGCTAGCGATCGTGATCATGCTAGAGACAGGCAATATTGAGCGTTTTGCCGACGTCGGCAACTTTGCTTCGTATGCTCGCTGCGTGGATAGCGCTCATTATTCCAACGGCAAGAAAAAGAGTGAAGGCAACACCAAGAATGGCAATGCCTATTTGATCTGGGCCTTTATCGAAGCGGCCAACTTTGCCCGGCGCTTCAGTGAAGACGCCAAACGCTTTTTCGAGAAGAAGAAAGCCAAAACCAACAACGTGGTTGCGACCAAGGCGCTGGCGCACAAACTGGCGCGTGCGAGCTACCACATCCTGAAGGAAAAACAGCCTTTCGATGCCAAACGCTGTTTCGCCTAA